The following are encoded in a window of Miltoncostaea marina genomic DNA:
- a CDS encoding undecaprenyl-diphosphate phosphatase: MNWFEAIVLGLAQGLTEFLPISSTGHLRIIPAFAGWDDPGAMFTAVVQLGTMLAVVIYFWQDLQRITRVWLRSFRDRDARDELDARMGWYITIATVPIVIFGFIFRDQIETGARNLYLIGTVLIVLGLVLLLAEAVGTRTRRLEDVTRADAIWVGLAQAMALVPGTSRSGATITAGLFLGMERGAAARFSFLLSIPAVVLSGLYGLTDLIASDDDVSFGALAIAIVVAFVSGYASIAFLLRWLANHSTAIFVIYRVVLGAAVIALAASGTIS; this comes from the coding sequence GTGAACTGGTTCGAGGCGATCGTCCTCGGGCTCGCGCAGGGGCTCACCGAGTTCCTGCCGATCTCGAGCACCGGCCACCTGCGCATCATCCCGGCCTTCGCGGGCTGGGACGATCCCGGCGCGATGTTCACCGCCGTCGTGCAGCTCGGCACGATGCTGGCGGTCGTCATCTACTTCTGGCAGGACCTGCAGCGCATCACCCGCGTCTGGCTGCGCAGCTTCCGCGACCGCGACGCCCGCGACGAGCTGGACGCGCGCATGGGCTGGTACATCACGATCGCCACGGTCCCGATCGTGATCTTCGGCTTCATCTTCCGCGACCAGATCGAGACCGGCGCCCGCAACCTGTACCTGATCGGCACGGTGCTCATCGTGCTCGGCCTCGTCCTGCTGCTGGCCGAGGCCGTCGGCACGCGCACCCGCAGGCTCGAGGACGTCACGCGTGCGGACGCGATCTGGGTGGGACTGGCTCAGGCCATGGCGCTCGTGCCGGGCACCTCGCGCTCCGGCGCCACCATCACGGCCGGCCTGTTCCTGGGGATGGAGCGCGGCGCCGCCGCGCGCTTCTCGTTCCTGCTGTCGATCCCGGCGGTCGTGCTGAGCGGCCTCTACGGCCTGACCGACCTCATCGCGAGCGACGACGACGTGAGCTTCGGCGCGCTGGCGATCGCGATCGTGGTCGCGTTCGTCTCGGGCTACGCGTCGATCGCGTTCCTGCTGCGCTGGCTCGCCAACCACTCCACGGCGATCTTCGTGATCTACCGGGTGGTGCTCGGCGCGGCCGTCATCGCCCTGGCCGCCTCGGGGACCATCTCCTGA
- a CDS encoding STAS domain-containing protein has protein sequence MSDDRTGTFRATAREDGDRVLIVAEGELDLVGAPLLLAALPAEGEAPVVLDLGAVGFMDSSGLRSLLEARQTCADAGRGFAIARPSDAVTRVLELVDLVGEFEVVEPRVR, from the coding sequence ATGTCCGACGACCGCACAGGCACGTTCCGCGCCACCGCGCGCGAGGACGGCGATCGGGTGCTGATCGTCGCCGAGGGGGAGCTGGACCTCGTCGGCGCGCCGCTCCTGCTCGCCGCGCTGCCGGCCGAGGGTGAGGCGCCCGTCGTGCTGGACCTGGGCGCGGTCGGGTTCATGGACTCGTCGGGGCTGCGCTCGCTGCTGGAGGCGCGCCAGACCTGCGCCGACGCCGGCCGCGGGTTCGCGATCGCGCGGCCCTCGGACGCCGTCACGCGCGTCCTCGAGCTGGTCGATCTGGTCGGCGAGTTCGAGGTCGTCGAGCCGCGCGTCCGGTAG
- a CDS encoding SigB/SigF/SigG family RNA polymerase sigma factor: MTAGPSIGAAERERLIVEHLPLVRGLARRYADRGEPLDDLVQVGTIGLIKAIDRFEPERGYKLASFATPTILGEIRRHFRDRSWTVRVPRGIQEARAQISHAVTELSAENGRSPSVREISEATGLSMDDVLDALAAGSAQRPAPLASPGGADGDEDVGISVGVEDGGYEQAEARATLDLGLSKLPARERVILHLRFEEGLTQSQIAARIGVSQMHVSRLIRRALEALRESAGDPDPDLPAPEEDA, translated from the coding sequence ATGACCGCAGGTCCCAGCATCGGCGCCGCCGAGCGCGAGCGCCTCATCGTCGAGCACCTGCCGCTCGTGCGGGGCCTCGCCCGGCGCTACGCGGACCGGGGCGAGCCGCTCGACGACCTGGTGCAGGTGGGCACGATCGGGCTCATCAAGGCCATCGACCGCTTCGAGCCCGAGCGCGGGTACAAGCTGGCCAGCTTCGCGACGCCCACCATCCTCGGCGAGATCCGGCGGCACTTCCGCGACCGCTCCTGGACCGTCCGCGTGCCGCGCGGCATCCAGGAGGCCCGCGCGCAGATCTCGCACGCGGTCACCGAGCTCTCCGCCGAGAACGGACGCAGCCCGTCCGTGCGCGAGATCTCCGAGGCGACGGGCCTGTCGATGGACGACGTGCTCGACGCGCTCGCGGCCGGCAGCGCCCAGCGGCCCGCCCCGCTCGCCTCGCCGGGCGGCGCGGACGGCGATGAGGACGTCGGCATCTCGGTCGGCGTCGAGGACGGGGGCTACGAGCAGGCGGAGGCCCGGGCGACGCTCGACCTGGGCCTGTCGAAGCTGCCGGCGCGCGAGCGGGTCATCCTCCACCTGCGCTTCGAGGAGGGCCTCACCCAGTCGCAGATCGCGGCGCGCATCGGCGTCTCGCAGATGCACGTCTCACGGCTCATCCGGCGGGCGCTGGAGGCGCTGCGCGAGAGCGCCGGCGACCCCGATCCGGACCTGCCCGCCCCCGAGGAGGACGCGTGA
- a CDS encoding ATP-binding protein gives MTSQHADVELLLPAEPESVGLARQMVRGILDSLDWSEESRTDISIAVTEACTNSVLHAYPEGAEDLGFEVHAWVEPERLVVAVRDQGRGISPKAPSAAAGLGLGLPLILAIGDEVAFTSNDGVTEVRMTFSPTSRQATP, from the coding sequence GTGACCTCCCAGCACGCCGACGTGGAGCTGCTCCTGCCGGCCGAGCCCGAGAGCGTGGGCCTGGCGCGGCAGATGGTGCGCGGCATCCTCGACTCGCTCGACTGGAGCGAGGAGAGCCGTACCGACATCTCGATCGCGGTGACCGAGGCGTGCACCAACTCGGTGCTGCACGCCTACCCCGAGGGCGCCGAGGACCTGGGCTTCGAGGTGCACGCCTGGGTGGAGCCCGAGCGGCTCGTGGTCGCGGTGCGCGATCAGGGCCGGGGCATCTCGCCCAAGGCCCCCTCCGCGGCCGCCGGCCTGGGGCTCGGGCTGCCGCTCATCCTGGCGATCGGCGACGAGGTCGCGTTCACCTCGAACGACGGCGTGACAGAGGTCCGCATGACGTTCTCCCCGACCTCGCGCCAGGCGACGCCGTGA
- a CDS encoding YihY/virulence factor BrkB family protein translates to MRRGLLIGAALAALLAALPDRRRPAPPAAPPAPPAAAGPAAPPAPAAPATRWAGAREVLVTAVRRGLKGNVTDVAASLAYYAFLAVPATLLVAVGLFGLFAGPGTIRGLLDRVEGVVPEEAIRLIDDTLTRVVENSGGGLGLAVLGLALALWTSSGAMSALVRGLNRVHGRPEDRPFARQRLTALALLGFVMLAVVVSFGLLVLGAPLSRWLGEELGAETLVGWLWWGAQWPILAGALLVAVAGILRAGPAGRPNPPRAVTAGAGVAVAIWIVASAGFSVYVSRFGSYGAAWGSLSAVIVMLTWLWLTGLALLLGAEVEAEVTRRAAREAVSP, encoded by the coding sequence GTGCGACGGGGGCTGCTCATCGGCGCCGCCCTCGCCGCCCTGCTCGCCGCGCTGCCGGACCGCCGCCGCCCGGCGCCCCCGGCGGCGCCCCCCGCGCCCCCTGCGGCCGCCGGCCCTGCGGCCCCCCCGGCGCCCGCCGCCCCCGCCACGCGGTGGGCCGGCGCGCGGGAGGTCCTCGTCACCGCCGTGCGCCGGGGGCTGAAGGGCAACGTCACCGACGTCGCCGCCTCGCTCGCCTACTACGCCTTTCTGGCGGTCCCGGCCACCCTGCTCGTGGCCGTGGGCCTCTTCGGCCTGTTCGCCGGCCCGGGCACCATCCGCGGCCTGCTCGACCGCGTGGAGGGCGTCGTGCCCGAGGAGGCCATCAGACTGATCGACGACACCCTCACCCGCGTCGTGGAGAACTCCGGCGGCGGCCTCGGCCTGGCGGTCCTGGGCCTGGCGCTGGCGCTCTGGACCTCCAGCGGCGCGATGTCGGCGCTCGTGCGCGGCCTCAACCGCGTGCACGGCCGCCCGGAGGACCGGCCCTTCGCCCGTCAGCGGCTGACCGCGCTCGCGCTGCTCGGCTTCGTGATGCTCGCCGTGGTGGTCTCGTTCGGCCTGCTCGTGCTGGGCGCGCCGCTGTCCCGCTGGCTCGGCGAGGAGCTCGGCGCCGAGACGCTCGTCGGCTGGCTCTGGTGGGGCGCCCAGTGGCCGATCCTGGCCGGCGCCCTGCTGGTGGCCGTTGCGGGCATCCTGCGCGCCGGCCCGGCGGGGCGGCCCAACCCGCCCCGGGCCGTGACGGCCGGGGCGGGCGTGGCGGTCGCCATCTGGATCGTCGCCTCGGCCGGCTTCTCGGTCTACGTGAGCCGGTTCGGGTCGTACGGCGCCGCGTGGGGGTCGCTCTCGGCGGTGATCGTGATGCTGACCTGGCTGTGGCTCACGGGCCTCGCGCTGCTGCTGGGCGCCGAGGTCGAGGCCGAGGTGACCCGCCGCGCGGCCCGCGAGGCGGTCAGTCCGTGA
- a CDS encoding GH39 family glycosyl hydrolase, translated as MGSRRSVVIGLVVVALAVAAVVAAVVVAGGDDTAPIGAVAAVQDDHLPVDPIEAIPDRLDLIAETGVTTTRVDLFWGDIAPSRPDDPRDPSDPAYDWSRADLIMLGLAERGITPIVSVYHTPPWASGGRVWPENGRFNVVAPDPGAFGDFMAAVATRYAGGYESPGGAPLPEVRRFEIWNEPNLSGFFIPRGQEPGAEDVDHDVRLDEYAAMVEAAYRPIKEANADALVIAGVGGPRSSTSDTGMSAVDWANGLAARDIPLDAYSQHVYPAQPPEVQTEVIPSWSSIGRFLDELDRFRPGLPLYITEAGYTTSLTPYRQTAVTEEEQADYLEQIYSLPQLRTERIRAVVWFNLQDNANWPAGLMREDGSAKPAYDRFREVVDAQGGSALTD; from the coding sequence ATGGGGAGCAGGCGCAGCGTGGTGATCGGGCTCGTCGTGGTGGCGCTCGCCGTCGCGGCCGTCGTGGCGGCCGTGGTCGTCGCGGGCGGCGACGACACGGCCCCCATCGGGGCCGTCGCGGCCGTGCAGGACGACCACCTGCCGGTCGACCCGATCGAGGCGATCCCGGACCGCCTCGACCTGATCGCCGAGACCGGCGTCACCACCACCCGCGTCGACCTCTTCTGGGGCGACATCGCCCCGTCCCGGCCGGACGACCCGCGCGACCCCTCCGACCCGGCCTACGACTGGTCGCGGGCCGACCTCATCATGCTGGGGCTCGCCGAGCGCGGCATCACGCCGATCGTCTCCGTCTACCACACCCCGCCCTGGGCCTCCGGCGGGCGGGTCTGGCCGGAGAACGGGCGCTTCAACGTCGTCGCCCCCGACCCCGGCGCCTTCGGCGACTTCATGGCGGCCGTCGCCACCCGGTACGCGGGCGGCTACGAGTCGCCGGGCGGCGCCCCGCTGCCCGAGGTGCGCCGCTTCGAGATCTGGAACGAGCCCAACCTGTCCGGCTTCTTCATCCCGCGGGGGCAGGAGCCGGGCGCCGAGGACGTCGACCACGACGTGCGCCTCGACGAGTACGCCGCGATGGTCGAGGCCGCCTACCGGCCCATCAAGGAGGCCAACGCCGACGCGCTCGTCATCGCCGGCGTGGGCGGGCCGCGCAGCAGCACCAGCGACACCGGCATGAGCGCGGTCGACTGGGCCAACGGGCTCGCGGCCCGCGACATCCCGCTCGACGCCTACTCGCAGCACGTCTACCCGGCGCAGCCGCCCGAGGTGCAGACGGAGGTCATCCCGAGCTGGAGCAGCATCGGCCGCTTCCTCGACGAGCTCGACCGCTTCCGGCCCGGCCTGCCGCTGTACATCACCGAGGCGGGATACACGACCTCGCTGACCCCGTACCGCCAGACCGCCGTCACCGAGGAGGAGCAGGCCGACTACCTCGAGCAGATCTACTCGCTGCCCCAGCTGCGCACGGAGCGCATCCGCGCGGTGGTGTGGTTCAACCTCCAGGACAACGCGAACTGGCCCGCGGGGCTGATGCGCGAGGACGGCTCGGCCAAGCCCGCCTACGACCGCTTCCGCGAGGTCGTCGACGCCCAGGGCGGCTCGGCGCTCACGGACTGA
- a CDS encoding CAP domain-containing protein has protein sequence MPPSPGMPRRRAIVPAAACLAAVAALGASVVASSPARAQAAGPCDAVPATWGEARADLAGEVLDRLDRLRAEHGLAPLGHSGALTRAAEWKAGHMAAGGYLDHRDPDTGRGPGDRARDCGDTSSSVGENIAEGHADADAVMAAWAASPGHRENMLQPGYSAVGVGAVRGADGRMRWVQLFGGDAPVALRATAPPDDQPVVVGARPADPRRPAGGVVLGDATVGALERAGNVAPVTVGRTVRARRGRAAVPLRRLAADADGDRVRVRITGRPPARAATAVVRRGRMIVRLAAGRRAAVVVRFSATDPSGASARGWLRVAPGR, from the coding sequence GTGCCTCCCTCGCCCGGCATGCCCCGCCGGCGCGCGATCGTCCCCGCAGCGGCGTGCCTGGCCGCGGTGGCGGCGCTCGGCGCGTCCGTCGTCGCGTCGTCCCCGGCGCGCGCGCAGGCGGCCGGCCCGTGCGACGCGGTCCCCGCGACGTGGGGCGAGGCCCGGGCCGACCTCGCCGGCGAGGTCCTCGACCGGCTCGACCGCCTGCGTGCCGAGCACGGGCTCGCGCCGCTGGGGCACTCGGGCGCGCTCACCCGGGCCGCCGAGTGGAAGGCGGGCCACATGGCGGCCGGCGGCTACCTCGACCACCGCGACCCGGACACCGGGCGCGGGCCCGGCGACCGCGCGCGCGACTGCGGCGACACGTCGTCGTCGGTCGGCGAGAACATCGCCGAGGGGCACGCCGACGCCGACGCCGTGATGGCGGCCTGGGCCGCCTCGCCCGGGCACCGCGAGAACATGCTCCAGCCGGGCTACTCGGCGGTCGGCGTGGGCGCGGTGCGCGGCGCCGACGGCCGCATGCGCTGGGTGCAGCTCTTCGGCGGGGACGCGCCGGTCGCGCTGCGCGCGACGGCGCCGCCCGACGACCAGCCGGTCGTGGTCGGCGCCCGCCCGGCCGACCCGCGCCGTCCGGCCGGCGGCGTCGTGCTCGGCGACGCGACCGTGGGCGCGCTGGAGCGCGCGGGCAACGTCGCGCCCGTCACGGTCGGGCGCACGGTGCGCGCCCGGCGCGGTCGCGCCGCGGTCCCGCTGCGCCGGCTGGCCGCCGACGCCGACGGCGACCGGGTGCGGGTGCGCATCACCGGCCGCCCGCCGGCCCGCGCGGCGACCGCCGTCGTGCGGCGCGGGCGCATGATCGTGCGGCTGGCCGCGGGCCGCCGGGCCGCCGTGGTCGTCCGCTTCAGCGCGACGGACCCCTCCGGGGCCTCCGCGCGCGGCTGGCTGCGGGTGGCGCCGGGCCGCTGA
- a CDS encoding beta-galactosidase encodes MRRLRLPAAALVVLLATAATATAAPATGDRPAGTVATWSHELNQNEHPRWNPRRAPVIAPRRWYRIVDGILDESGRAGLWFSGVSALPFPPLPLHPREPDGWRTPARFARAFRQTGLRWDVNVEVWAARRALDRGGAVVADPTTEAHTRRLSLLDPAYRRSALREIRRIVPRLRGAPYVNFYTGSDEPVTVLPRGRARSTPFGRRLARDFRRATGLALPDPTSRPSRGVREGLRWLAWSRWSGARFLAMKREQAALIRRLDPGAVVSPNDYGFIDGFIPWDYTRLAGFADVVEADPYVSYAERDRSGRGRYNPGFAAKLLHDLTGKRVRIVVQAFPYSRYAPQPGDLWAWSAQALRAGATDLSFFASDNPRFTAPRRYAAMLDVARAVRGARLPAPPADPEHLVLYATAAEGQAQPHRTGGVRYRTSGDQLYTTYALLGELAGGAFSFEADTRLAREPARLAAARTVWLPRADTLDAGVAARLAAWVRAGGTLVVTDPDAFTRTPRGASLRAVRDQLIGAPLGGARRGSILEVAPGALGGGAPDDLLSIPLDGAPRRAFAAVPGGAAVLARYLDGAPAAIVRPVGAGRVVAFAAEPMEPGVLDEPGDLARLVGDLHRWAGGTTGHPAWSYRLPGDPSPRRPPWETAVAPEDARAGM; translated from the coding sequence GTGCGCCGACTCCGCCTCCCAGCCGCCGCGCTCGTCGTCCTGCTCGCGACGGCCGCCACCGCCACCGCCGCCCCGGCCACCGGCGACCGGCCGGCCGGGACGGTCGCAACCTGGAGCCACGAGCTCAACCAGAACGAGCACCCGCGGTGGAACCCGCGCCGCGCGCCGGTCATCGCGCCGCGCCGCTGGTACCGGATCGTCGACGGCATCCTCGACGAGTCGGGACGGGCGGGCCTGTGGTTCAGCGGCGTCAGCGCGCTGCCGTTCCCGCCGCTGCCGCTGCACCCCCGCGAGCCCGACGGCTGGCGCACGCCGGCCCGCTTCGCCCGGGCGTTCCGGCAGACCGGGCTGCGCTGGGACGTGAACGTCGAGGTCTGGGCGGCCCGGCGCGCGCTCGACCGGGGCGGGGCGGTGGTGGCCGACCCCACCACCGAGGCGCACACGCGGCGGCTGTCGCTGCTCGACCCGGCCTACCGGCGCTCGGCGCTGCGCGAGATCCGGCGCATCGTGCCGCGGCTGCGCGGCGCGCCCTACGTCAACTTCTACACCGGCAGCGACGAGCCGGTCACCGTGCTGCCGCGCGGGCGCGCGCGCAGCACGCCCTTCGGCCGCAGGCTGGCGCGCGACTTCCGCCGGGCCACCGGCCTCGCCCTGCCGGACCCCACGAGCCGCCCCAGCCGCGGCGTCCGCGAGGGGCTGCGCTGGCTGGCGTGGTCGCGGTGGTCGGGCGCGCGCTTCCTCGCGATGAAGCGCGAGCAGGCGGCCCTCATCCGCCGGCTCGACCCCGGCGCGGTCGTGAGCCCCAACGACTACGGGTTCATCGACGGCTTCATCCCCTGGGACTACACGCGCCTGGCGGGCTTTGCCGACGTGGTCGAGGCCGACCCCTACGTGAGCTACGCCGAGCGCGACCGCTCGGGGCGCGGCCGCTACAACCCGGGGTTCGCGGCCAAGCTGCTCCACGACCTGACCGGCAAGCGGGTGCGGATCGTGGTGCAGGCGTTCCCGTACTCGCGCTACGCGCCGCAGCCGGGCGACCTGTGGGCCTGGTCGGCCCAGGCGCTGCGCGCGGGCGCCACCGACCTCTCGTTCTTCGCCTCGGACAACCCGCGGTTCACGGCCCCGCGCCGCTACGCGGCGATGCTCGACGTGGCCCGTGCGGTCCGCGGCGCCCGCCTGCCCGCGCCGCCGGCCGACCCCGAGCACCTGGTGCTCTACGCGACCGCCGCCGAGGGGCAGGCCCAGCCCCACCGCACCGGCGGCGTCCGCTACCGCACGAGCGGCGACCAGCTCTACACGACGTACGCGCTCCTCGGCGAGCTGGCGGGCGGCGCCTTCTCGTTCGAGGCGGACACCCGCCTGGCGCGCGAGCCCGCCCGCCTGGCGGCGGCGCGCACCGTCTGGCTGCCGCGCGCCGACACGCTCGACGCCGGCGTGGCGGCCCGGCTGGCCGCCTGGGTGCGCGCGGGCGGCACGCTCGTGGTGACCGACCCCGACGCCTTCACCCGCACCCCGCGCGGCGCCTCCCTGCGGGCGGTGCGCGACCAGCTGATCGGCGCCCCGCTCGGCGGCGCGCGGCGCGGCTCGATCCTCGAGGTGGCGCCCGGCGCCCTCGGCGGCGGCGCGCCGGACGACCTGCTGAGCATCCCCCTCGACGGGGCGCCGCGACGGGCCTTCGCCGCGGTGCCCGGGGGGGCGGCGGTGCTCGCGCGCTACCTCGACGGCGCCCCGGCGGCGATCGTGCGGCCGGTCGGGGCCGGCCGGGTGGTCGCCTTCGCCGCCGAGCCGATGGAGCCCGGCGTGCTCGACGAGCCGGGCGACCTGGCGCGCCTCGTGGGCGACCTCCACCGCTGGGCCGGCGGCACGACGGGCCACCCCGCCTGGTCGTACCGGCTGCCCGGCGACCCCTCGCCCCGGCGCCCGCCGTGGGAGACGGCCGTCGCGCCCGAGGACGCCCGCGCCGGCATGTAG
- the sat gene encoding sulfate adenylyltransferase, producing the protein MSAAPGPIAPHGGTLVDRLDPDLDEGGGRPRVTLSPRQQADLDLIAVGAMSPLEGFMDRAAYESVLTDMRLPSGLAWSVPVTLAVQPAELEQVGSASEVELVDASGRFLGVMEVTDRFETDQRREARLVYGTEEDAHPGVASLYAHGTTCLAGPVRVAARMPLDPGAAPYLLDPRESRAAFDGLGWSTVVGFQTRNPIHRAHEYITKVALETVDGLFLHPLVGETKSDDIPADVRMRCYEALIEHYYPKERVVLGVLPAAMRYAGPREAVLHAIMRQNYGCTHFIVGRDHAGVGSYYGTYDAHRIFDDVTREELAIQPEFFEHAFWCNLTGGMATTKTSPSAPEQRVFLSGTKVREMLGRGEIPPVEFTRPEVAQILIQAYQTA; encoded by the coding sequence TTGAGCGCCGCACCCGGACCCATCGCCCCCCACGGCGGGACGCTCGTCGACCGCCTCGACCCGGACCTCGACGAGGGAGGCGGCCGCCCGCGCGTCACCCTCTCGCCGCGCCAGCAGGCCGACCTCGACCTGATCGCCGTCGGCGCGATGTCGCCGCTCGAGGGCTTCATGGACCGCGCGGCCTACGAGTCGGTGCTCACCGACATGCGCCTGCCCTCCGGGCTCGCCTGGTCCGTGCCGGTCACGCTCGCCGTGCAGCCAGCCGAGCTCGAGCAGGTCGGCTCCGCCTCCGAGGTGGAGCTGGTCGACGCCTCCGGCCGCTTCCTCGGCGTTATGGAGGTCACCGACCGCTTCGAGACCGACCAGCGCCGCGAGGCGAGGCTGGTGTACGGCACGGAGGAGGACGCCCACCCGGGCGTCGCTTCGCTCTACGCGCACGGCACCACCTGCCTGGCCGGCCCGGTGCGGGTCGCCGCCCGCATGCCGCTCGACCCCGGCGCGGCGCCGTACCTGCTCGACCCGCGCGAGTCGCGCGCGGCCTTCGACGGGCTCGGGTGGTCGACCGTCGTCGGCTTCCAGACCCGCAACCCGATCCACCGCGCGCACGAGTACATCACCAAGGTCGCCCTCGAGACGGTGGACGGCCTCTTCCTGCACCCGCTGGTCGGCGAGACGAAGAGCGACGACATCCCGGCCGACGTGCGCATGCGCTGCTACGAGGCGCTGATCGAGCACTACTACCCCAAGGAGCGCGTCGTGCTGGGCGTGCTGCCGGCCGCCATGCGCTACGCCGGCCCGCGCGAGGCCGTGCTCCACGCGATCATGCGGCAGAACTACGGCTGCACCCACTTCATCGTGGGCCGCGACCACGCCGGCGTGGGCAGCTACTACGGCACGTACGACGCCCATCGCATCTTCGACGACGTCACGCGCGAGGAGCTGGCGATCCAGCCGGAGTTCTTCGAGCACGCCTTCTGGTGCAACCTCACCGGGGGCATGGCGACCACCAAGACGTCGCCCTCGGCGCCCGAGCAGCGGGTCTTCCTCTCCGGCACCAAGGTGCGGGAGATGCTCGGCCGCGGCGAGATCCCGCCGGTGGAGTTCACCCGTCCCGAGGTCGCGCAGATCCTGATCCAGGCCTACCAGACGGCTTGA
- a CDS encoding phosphosulfolactate synthase: MSATSSAPADGAVAASGADFLSLPGRPPKPRQVGITHVIDKGLSLPQVEGLLEMCGDSIDIVKLGWGTAYVTGKLREKIALYQQGGIPVVLGGTFWEVCAAQNKLDDWKRWVAELGLRHVEISDGTITVPHDVKLEHIRRLSHDFVVLSEVGSKDLATVIAPYRWVELIEAELRAGAWKVITEARETGTAGIFRGDGEVRMGLIDEIVHAIDPNRLLFEAPQKAQQVWFIRKFGPNVNLGNIPPDEVIPLETLRLGLRADTLLDPTAVGNMDGAGI, encoded by the coding sequence GTGAGCGCCACGTCGTCCGCGCCCGCCGACGGGGCGGTCGCGGCCTCGGGAGCGGACTTCCTGTCGCTGCCGGGCCGGCCGCCGAAGCCGCGCCAGGTGGGCATCACCCACGTCATCGACAAGGGCCTGTCGCTGCCGCAGGTCGAGGGGCTGCTCGAGATGTGCGGTGACTCCATCGACATCGTCAAGCTCGGCTGGGGCACCGCGTACGTCACCGGCAAGCTGCGCGAGAAGATCGCGCTCTACCAGCAGGGCGGCATCCCGGTGGTGCTCGGCGGCACCTTCTGGGAGGTCTGCGCGGCCCAGAACAAGCTCGACGACTGGAAGCGCTGGGTCGCGGAGCTCGGCCTGCGCCACGTCGAGATCTCGGACGGCACGATCACGGTGCCGCACGACGTGAAGCTGGAGCACATCCGCCGCCTGTCGCACGACTTCGTGGTGCTGAGCGAGGTGGGCTCGAAGGACCTCGCCACCGTGATCGCGCCCTATCGCTGGGTGGAGCTGATCGAGGCCGAGCTGCGCGCCGGCGCCTGGAAGGTGATCACGGAGGCCCGCGAGACGGGCACCGCGGGCATCTTCCGCGGCGACGGCGAGGTCCGCATGGGCCTCATCGACGAGATCGTGCACGCCATCGACCCCAACCGGCTGCTCTTCGAGGCGCCCCAGAAGGCGCAGCAGGTCTGGTTCATCCGCAAATTCGGCCCCAACGTCAACCTGGGGAACATCCCACCGGACGAGGTGATACCGCTGGAGACGCTACGGCTCGGCCTGCGCGCCGACACACTGCTCGACCCCACCGCCGTGGGCAACATGGACGGAGCGGGCATTTGA
- a CDS encoding FAD-dependent oxidoreductase: MTSLSDARADVLVVGSGGAGMSAAVSAREAGASVVVVTKSALGAGNTGRAQGGIQAAVGDDDTVESHYEDTFAAGHRAARPELVRRLAESGPEAIRWLESLGVAFTRDGGRLRLLRCGGASRRRLLQAGERTGAEMVKALRAAVRASGAEVWESTALADLEPEGDGWRALVAPGGNGSRRTVRARAVVLAAGGGLRGEAEALGVGSTNHPDATPEVLRLALALGAQGRELDSWQRHPTGSVWPEALAGYALPETTRAYGATLHDADGERFVDELAPRDVVAQAIIDVVAAGRGAAAPDGAPGVWLDTPAIDRLNGDGFTADRLAYVHNRYRKAGVDITRERVLVYPVLHYRNGGLAIDEDAATTLPGVFAAGEIAGGVHGANRLMGNSLLDTVVYGRRAGRGAAAVAR, translated from the coding sequence GTGACGAGCCTCTCGGATGCGCGCGCCGACGTGCTGGTCGTCGGGTCGGGCGGCGCAGGGATGTCCGCGGCCGTCAGCGCGCGCGAGGCGGGCGCCTCCGTGGTGGTCGTGACGAAGTCCGCCCTCGGCGCCGGCAACACCGGCCGCGCGCAGGGCGGCATCCAGGCCGCAGTGGGCGACGACGACACCGTCGAGTCGCACTACGAGGACACCTTCGCCGCCGGCCACCGCGCCGCCCGCCCGGAGCTGGTGCGCCGGCTGGCCGAGTCGGGCCCCGAGGCGATCCGCTGGCTGGAGTCGCTCGGCGTCGCCTTCACCCGCGACGGGGGGCGCCTGCGCCTGCTGCGCTGCGGCGGCGCCAGCCGCCGGCGGCTGCTGCAGGCCGGCGAGCGCACCGGCGCCGAGATGGTGAAGGCGTTGCGCGCCGCCGTGCGGGCGAGCGGGGCCGAGGTCTGGGAGTCGACGGCGCTGGCCGACCTCGAGCCCGAGGGCGACGGGTGGCGCGCGCTGGTGGCCCCCGGCGGCAACGGCTCGCGGCGCACGGTGCGCGCGCGCGCCGTGGTGCTCGCGGCCGGCGGCGGCCTGCGCGGCGAGGCCGAGGCCCTCGGCGTGGGCAGCACCAACCACCCGGACGCGACGCCCGAGGTCCTGCGCCTGGCCCTCGCGCTGGGCGCGCAGGGGCGGGAGCTCGACTCGTGGCAGCGCCACCCCACCGGCTCGGTGTGGCCCGAGGCGCTCGCCGGCTACGCCCTGCCCGAGACCACGCGCGCCTACGGCGCGACCCTCCACGACGCCGACGGCGAGCGCTTCGTCGACGAGCTCGCCCCGCGCGACGTGGTGGCGCAGGCGATCATCGACGTCGTCGCGGCGGGCCGCGGCGCGGCGGCGCCCGACGGCGCCCCCGGGGTGTGGCTCGACACCCCGGCCATCGACCGGCTCAACGGCGACGGCTTCACCGCCGACCGCCTCGCATACGTGCACAACCGCTACCGGAAGGCGGGTGTCGACATCACTCGAGAGCGCGTCCTGGTCTATCCCGTCCTGCACTACCGCAACGGCGGTCTCGCGATCGACGAGGACGCCGCCACGACCCTCCCCGGCGTGTTCGCCGCCGGCGAGATCGCGGGCGGGGTGCACGGCGCCAACCGCCTGATGGGCAACTCCCTGCTCGACACCGTCGTCTACGGCCGCAGGGCCGGCCGCGGCGCCGCGGCGGTGGCACGGTGA